A genomic stretch from Psilocybe cubensis strain MGC-MH-2018 chromosome 1, whole genome shotgun sequence includes:
- a CDS encoding Thioredoxin, translating to MVVKAITSLAEFRTLVNSGKPILVDFWATWCGPCKAVSPIFERFSNDAPNGIEFYKVDVDAQADIAQEVGVRAMPTFYLFKGGNKEGEVVGARPQELEALVKKGASLI from the exons ATGGTTGTCAAAGCTATCACCTCCCTCGCTGAATTCAGGACCCTG GTCAACAGCGGAAAGCCCATCCTTGTCGACTTCTGGGCTACCTGGTGCGGTCCTTGCAAGGCCGTCTCTCCTATCTTTGAGCGATTCTCCAATGATGCTCCCAACGGCATCGAATTCTACAAGGTCGATGTTGACGCGCAGGCCGACATTGCTCAGGAAGTAGGCGTCCGTGCT ATGCCTACATTTTATCTTTTCAAGGGTGGCAACAAGGAGGGCGAAGTAGTTGGCGCCCGCCCACAGGAACTTGAA GCTCTTGTCAAGAAGGGCGCGTCTCTGATCTAA